One window of Medicago truncatula cultivar Jemalong A17 chromosome 2, MtrunA17r5.0-ANR, whole genome shotgun sequence genomic DNA carries:
- the LOC11422124 gene encoding probable terpene synthase 11 — translation MVVTELRVSCLTSALSCCNSRSSTYHSRILLLQKSKPGFMHRKLSINSTALNDKVAPLQTDDSTKSLEQVKRKSQEALLNSSDPMVALKMIDSIQGLGIGHHLEDEINIQLGRICDWDLSLDLFGTSLQFRLLRHNGWPTCSDVFKKYLDKSGNFKESLTKDIWGMLSLYEASHLGTEDEEILKRAMKFSSAHLNELIPHLSPEIGRNIAKSLTLPKHLRMARLEARNYMEEYSKGSNQIPALLELAKLDSDMVQSLHQRELTEICRWSKELGLIERLSFARDRPTECFLWTVGIFPEPCYSNCRIELTKTICILDVIDDIFDNYGTLEDLVLFTKAIKRWDLDGMEQLPEYMKICYMALYNTTNEIAYRIQKEHGLTVVSCLKKTWMDMFDAYLEEAKWFNSGYVPSFKTYLDNGVISVGSCMALVHSTFLIGDGLSKETISMMKQYPRLFSCSGEILRLWDDLGTSTEEQERGDNACSIQCLMKENNISDENEARKHLRLLIGNLWRELNGLAMSKTIPLSVVKASLNMARTAQVIYQHGDDQSTFTVDDYVQTLIFTSFPNS, via the exons GTGGCACCTTTACAAACGGATGATAGCACCAAAAGTTTGGAGCAAGTCAAAAGAAAAAGTCAAGAAGCATTGTTAAACTCAAGTGATCCTATGGTAGCATTGAAGATGATTGACTCAATCCAAGGGCTGGGAATTGGTCACCATTTGGAAGATGAGATCAATATACAACTTGGGAGGATATGTGATTGGGACCTTTCTCTGGACCTCTTTGGCACATCCCTCCAATTTCGTTTACTGAGGCATAATGGCTGGCCTACATGTTCTG ACGTTTTCAAGAAATATTTGGACAAGAGTGGCAATTTCAAGGAGTCACTCACCAAAGATATTTGGGGTATGTTAAGCCTATATGAAGCATCACATTTAGGaactgaagatgaagaaatattAAAGAGAGCCATGAAGTTTTCAAGTGCTCATCTAAATGAGTTAATCCCACACCTTAGTCCTGAAATAGGTAGGAACATTGCCAAATCCTTAACACTTCCAAAGCACCTAAGAATGGCAAGGTTAGAAGCAAGGAACTATATGGAAGAATATAGCAAAGGAAGTAACCAAATACCTGCTCTTCTGGAATTGGCAAAGTTAGACTCTGATATGGTTCAGTCATTACACCAAAGAGAATTAACAGAAATCTGCAG GTGGTCGAAAGAGTTGGGACTTATTGAAAGACTAAGTTTTGCAAGAGATAGACCAACAGAGTGTTTCTTATGGACAGTGGGGATATTTCCAGAACCATGTTATTCAAATTGTCGTATTGAACTTACAAAAACCATTTGCATTTTGGATGTTATTGATGACATCTTTGACAATTATGGTACATTAGAGGATCTTGTTCTTTTCACAAAGGCAATTAAAag ATGGGACCTTGATGGAATGGAGCAACTTCCAGAATACATGAAGATATGCTATATGGCATTATATAACACCACAAATGAAATTGCATATAGAATTCAAAAAGAACATGGACTAACTGTTGTTTCTTGCTTGAAAAAAACA TGGATGGACATGTTTGACGCATATCTGGAAGAAGCGAAATGGTTCAATAGCGGATATGTGCCAAGTTTTAAGACGTATTTGGATAATGGGGTGATTTCGGTTGGATCATGCATGGCATTGGTGCATTCTACTTTCCTCATTGGTGATGGTCTCTCAAAGGAAACTATTTCCATGATGAAGCAATATCCTAGACTATTCTCTTGTTCAGGAGAAATTCTTCGACTATGGGATGACTTGGGAACTTCAACG GAGGAACAAGAAAGAGGGGATAATGCTTGCAGCATACAATGCttgatgaaagaaaataatatttcagATGAAAATGAAGCAAGGAAACACCTAAGGTTGCTAATAGGAAATTTGTGGAGAGAGCTCAATGGTCTTGCCATGTCAAAAACTATACCTTTGTCTGTTGTCAAAGCTTCTCTGAATATGGCTAGAACTGCTCAAGTTATTTATCAACATGGAGATGATCAAAGCACATTTACTGTTGATGACTATGTGCAAACATTGATCTTCACATCGTTTCCTAATTCCTAG